The DNA window GTCTTGCTGTTCTTTCTTTCTGGCTTGTCTTGCAAAATATTCTTTCTGATATTGTCTTACCGTTTTTCCTGTTCCATCATGCCTCCATCCGGGTGAATTGAAAATATAGTTGATTCTATCAGTAAATTTCAATCCCGGCTGTTTAAGGTCTTTCCATATCTTTCGCCATTCATAGAAGAGAACGGTATCCGGTCTGTTATCGGGCATTTTTGGATAAATACCATATTTTACCGGAACATTGGGATCTTCTTTTTCAAAAGTTCCGAATATTTTATCCCAGATAATCAAACACATTCCCATATTCTTATCCAGATATTTTACGTTACATGCATGATGTACGCGGTGGTGAGAAGGAGTTACCAGGATATATTCAAGAATTCCCATGCTCTTTACGGTTTGCGTATGAACCCAGGTTCCATATACCTGCCCGATTGCATAGGCCACCATAATATGCCATGGATTAAATCCTAAAAATGCCAACGGCGAAAAGTATAAATATCTGTAAAGCGGCTGTAGCACAGGGCTTCTGAAACCTGTTGTAAGATTAAAGAATTCTGAACTATGGTGCGTGATGTGAACTGCCCAGAAAGCTCTGGAACGGTGATCTACATAATGCAGCACATAGTAGGCAAAATCTGTGATTATAAAACAAGCGATCAGGTACCAGATACTCAGATCCCATGAGAAAAGTCTGTGGTGATAAAAGAAAAACATCACTCCCATGGCAAAGGCCTTCATGATAAGGTCAAGACCAAAATTCATCAAAGCCAGATAAACATTGGTTGCCAGGTCTTTTCCACTATATAATTTAGCTTCGGAAACATGGCTGTAAATCATTTCAGCTAAAATAACTGTAGCATGTAAGGGAATTGCCCAGGCATACACATTTTCTAACCCGTCCTCGCTCATAAGAAAATCCATCATCATAAAATAATTTTATGCAAAGGTAGGACTTTAGGGTATTTTTAAAGGGCGTTTTAAGGTTTTTTTAAGAAAATTTTAATCCGTTGCTTTATTGGCTAACTGTCCGCAAGCTGCATCAATATCGCCACCACGACTTCTTCTGACCATTACAGTAACGCCGGCATTTTCCAGCTGTCTTATGTAGTTTTCCTCTGCCTGCTTGTTGCATTGGTCATACTTTCCGTCACCGATCGGATTGTATTGGATAAGGTTTACCTTGGAAGGAACCTGCTTACAGTATTTGATTAAAGCTTTGATATCTTCATCCCCGTCATTAATTCCTTTCCATACACAGTATTCAAAAGTAATAACAGAGCCTGTTTTCTGATACCAGTATTGAAGGGCTTCCATAATATCCGTTAAAGGGAACTTATCCGAAAAAGGCATGATTTCATTACGCTTAGATTCAATCGCTGAGTGAAGTGATAGGGCCAGTTTCACACGCAATTCTTCATCTGCAAGCATTTTCATCATCTTCGGAATCCCTGAGGTGGAAACGGTGATTCTTCTTGGAGACATTCCGAGACCTTCAGGTTGGGTAATTTTTTTGATGGCTTCCACTACATTTTTGTAATTCATCATAGGCTCTCCCATTCCCATAAAAACGATATTGGAAAGCGGTCTGTCAAAGTACATTTTACTTTGGCTGTCAATCAGTGCAACCTGATCTACAATTTCGGCAACTTCAAGATTTCTCATTCTTTTCAGTCTTGCCGTTGCGCAGAATTCGCAATTTAATGAGCAGCCCACCTGTGAAGAAACACAAGCTGTAGTTCTTGTTTCTGTTGGAATCAAAACAGATTCAACCAGTAATCCATCATGAAGCTTTACTCCATTTTTGATGGTTCCGTCATTACTTTTTTGAAGCAGGTCAACGGAAACAGGATTAATGGTATATTCCTCGGAAATTTTTTCACGAAGAGATTTCGAAAGATTCGTCATTTCATCAATCGAATGGAGGTTTTTACTCCATAGCCAGTCATAGACCTGTTTCGCACGAAACGGTTTTTCTCCCAAAGACACAAAGTAGTCTTTAAGCTGGTCTAATGATAATATACGGATATCTTTCATAATATTAAAGAGCCAGGTTAAAAGTAAAATTTAAAAACCCTATTCTATTTTTAACCTGGCTCTTTTTACTTTTTTTATAGAATTAACATTGCATCACCGTAAGAATAGAATTTATACTTTTCTTTTACGGCTTCTTCATAAGCGTGCATAATGAAATCTCTTCCGGCAAATGCAGCAATCATCATAATCAATGTAGACTTCGGTGTGTGGAAGTTGGTGATCATTGAGTTAGCAACTCCAAAATCGTGAGGTGGATAAATAAATTTATTAGTCCATCCGTTGAAAGCAGAGATCTTTTTATTTGAAGAAACAGAAGTTTCCAACGCTCTCATTGTAGTAGTACCTACTGCACATACTCTTCTGTGAGAATCTACTGCTTTATTAATGATATCAGCATTTTTCTCATCAATGATGATCTCTTCAGATTCCATTTTGTGCTTAGAAAGATCTTCTACCTCGATTGGATTAAAAGTTCCCAACCCTACGTGAAGCGTAACTTCAGCAAAATTGATTCCTTTGATCTCTAATCTTTTCATCAAGTGTCTTGAGAAGTGAAGACCTGCTGTAGGTGCAGCAACTGCTCCTTCTATTTTAGCATAGATCGTCTGATATCTTTCTGCATCTTCCGGTTCTACTGCTCTTTTGATATATTTTGGAAGTGGAGTTTCTCCCAATTCTTTCAATTTCGATCTGAATTCTTCATAAGAACCGTCGAATAAGAATCTTAATGTTCTTCCTCTTGAAGTTGTATTATCAATAACCTCAGCTACCAATGATTCATCTTCAGTAAAGAATAATTTGTTACCAATTCTGATTTTTCTTGCAGGGTCTACCAATACATCCCATACACGAGTTTCTTTATCCAGTTCTCTTAAAAGGAAAACTTCAATTTTAGCACCTGTTTTTTCTTTATTTCCGTAAAGACGTGCAGGGAAAACTTTAGTATTATTGAAGATAAACAAATCGTCCTCATCAAAATAATCTACTACATCTCTGAATAATTTATGCTCAATAGTTTGTGTTTTTCTATCAAGAACCATTAATCTAGCTTCGTCTCTGTGTTCTGAAGGGTGTTCTGCTAATAATTCCGCAGGAAGATCAAAATTAAAATCTGATGTTTTCATTTTTTAAATTACGGTTTAAAAATTATTGAAATTACAAGGTGTAATTTTCGGAGTGCAAATATACAACATTCAACACCCCTTTGTCAAGTATTATTTACAATGAAATATAAAACCGTGATTATACGGGGATTCCGATAGGAGAAAAAGTTCTATTTTAGCTTCCGGCAAAAAATTATCATGGAAATATCAAACAATTATCTGTCAATACTTCAATATATTATCATAGAATATTTTAACAAAACATATCAGATTTAATAACAATTAAAAAATAATAACAATGAGCAAGTATTCAATCGAAGCATTTATTAACGAAACCAAAGAAAATCCGCAGCAAAGGGATTATTTTGAACTGGAAACCAAACATCTTCTGGAAATCAACCTCAATAATCAGGCAGTATGGACGAAAAGAGGAAGTATGGTAAGCTATGTAGGAAATATCAATTTTGAAAGACAGGGAATGCTGTCCGGAGGAATTGGTAATCTATTAAAGAAAGCCATAAGCGGTGAAGGTGCTAAACTGATGAAGGCTGAAGGAACCGGGAAATTATATGTAGCAGATTCCGGGAAAAAAGTCCGTATTCTTTATTTGAACAACGAATCTGTTTGCGTTAATGGCAATGATGTATTAGCCCATGAACAAAGCGTAAAAAGCGATATTACCATGCTTAAAAGCATTGCGGGAATGATGTCCGGCGGCCTTTTTCAGGTAAAACTTTCAGGAACCGGGCATATTGCGATAACCACTCACGGTGATCCTTTAACACTGCTCGTAAC is part of the Chryseobacterium lactis genome and encodes:
- a CDS encoding sterol desaturase family protein, which encodes MMDFLMSEDGLENVYAWAIPLHATVILAEMIYSHVSEAKLYSGKDLATNVYLALMNFGLDLIMKAFAMGVMFFFYHHRLFSWDLSIWYLIACFIITDFAYYVLHYVDHRSRAFWAVHITHHSSEFFNLTTGFRSPVLQPLYRYLYFSPLAFLGFNPWHIMVAYAIGQVYGTWVHTQTVKSMGILEYILVTPSHHRVHHACNVKYLDKNMGMCLIIWDKIFGTFEKEDPNVPVKYGIYPKMPDNRPDTVLFYEWRKIWKDLKQPGLKFTDRINYIFNSPGWRHDGTGKTVRQYQKEYFARQARKKEQQDNQNEQKIA
- the rlmN gene encoding 23S rRNA (adenine(2503)-C(2))-methyltransferase RlmN, which produces MKDIRILSLDQLKDYFVSLGEKPFRAKQVYDWLWSKNLHSIDEMTNLSKSLREKISEEYTINPVSVDLLQKSNDGTIKNGVKLHDGLLVESVLIPTETRTTACVSSQVGCSLNCEFCATARLKRMRNLEVAEIVDQVALIDSQSKMYFDRPLSNIVFMGMGEPMMNYKNVVEAIKKITQPEGLGMSPRRITVSTSGIPKMMKMLADEELRVKLALSLHSAIESKRNEIMPFSDKFPLTDIMEALQYWYQKTGSVITFEYCVWKGINDGDEDIKALIKYCKQVPSKVNLIQYNPIGDGKYDQCNKQAEENYIRQLENAGVTVMVRRSRGGDIDAACGQLANKATD
- the queA gene encoding tRNA preQ1(34) S-adenosylmethionine ribosyltransferase-isomerase QueA, which produces MKTSDFNFDLPAELLAEHPSEHRDEARLMVLDRKTQTIEHKLFRDVVDYFDEDDLFIFNNTKVFPARLYGNKEKTGAKIEVFLLRELDKETRVWDVLVDPARKIRIGNKLFFTEDESLVAEVIDNTTSRGRTLRFLFDGSYEEFRSKLKELGETPLPKYIKRAVEPEDAERYQTIYAKIEGAVAAPTAGLHFSRHLMKRLEIKGINFAEVTLHVGLGTFNPIEVEDLSKHKMESEEIIIDEKNADIINKAVDSHRRVCAVGTTTMRALETSVSSNKKISAFNGWTNKFIYPPHDFGVANSMITNFHTPKSTLIMMIAAFAGRDFIMHAYEEAVKEKYKFYSYGDAMLIL
- a CDS encoding AIM24 family protein, which gives rise to MSKYSIEAFINETKENPQQRDYFELETKHLLEINLNNQAVWTKRGSMVSYVGNINFERQGMLSGGIGNLLKKAISGEGAKLMKAEGTGKLYVADSGKKVRILYLNNESVCVNGNDVLAHEQSVKSDITMLKSIAGMMSGGLFQVKLSGTGHIAITTHGDPLTLLVTPDTPVFTDPNATVAWSGNLSPELKTNVSFKSLIGRGSGEEFQMKFSGNGWVLIQPYEEVYFMEK